One Methanolobus sp. WCC4 DNA segment encodes these proteins:
- a CDS encoding recombinase RecA — protein MSGYSLGIKELDELLGGIREGTNLMIIGPPMSRKDDLLDAIIFNSQSPDDSAIMVSTREPGERILGWFEDNGMDMSNADIGVVDCVTKTLGLGAADTDQIKRASSPVDLTGIGVKISQFFEEMLVKKQKKKIHLCINSLSTILMYSNIQTVFRFLHVFTGRVKAANGFGLYVVEDEMHDAQTIATLKQLFDGMIEIKAAGDAYVIRVVGLTSKPTPWFEYNIDGKDIFVKRT, from the coding sequence ATGTCCGGGTACTCTTTAGGCATCAAGGAACTGGATGAACTGCTTGGCGGCATCCGGGAAGGCACTAATCTGATGATTATAGGCCCGCCTATGAGCCGAAAAGATGACCTTCTGGACGCGATAATTTTCAACAGCCAGAGTCCTGATGATTCGGCTATCATGGTTTCCACGCGCGAACCCGGGGAGCGTATCCTTGGATGGTTCGAAGACAATGGGATGGACATGTCAAATGCAGATATCGGTGTAGTTGACTGTGTGACCAAGACCCTTGGTCTGGGTGCTGCTGATACCGACCAGATAAAAAGGGCATCAAGTCCTGTGGATCTTACCGGTATTGGTGTCAAGATAAGCCAGTTCTTCGAAGAGATGCTTGTAAAGAAGCAGAAGAAGAAGATCCATCTTTGTATCAACTCGCTGTCGACCATCCTTATGTACTCCAACATACAGACCGTATTCAGATTCCTTCATGTATTCACAGGTCGTGTGAAGGCAGCTAATGGTTTTGGTCTTTACGTAGTTGAGGATGAGATGCATGATGCTCAGACAATAGCCACGTTGAAACAGCTTTTCGATGGCATGATCGAGATAAAGGCAGCAGGGGATGCATATGTCATAAGGGTAGTAGGTCTGACATCCAAACCCACTCCATGGTTCGAATACAATATCGATGGAAAGGACATCTTCGTTAAGAGAACATAA
- a CDS encoding DUF1786 family protein: protein MRTLAIDVGTGTQDILLYDTEKEVENSLVMVMPSPTVIIAGKVKKATEEGKDIFLKGHVMGGGPSVRAIKSHLDSGYKVYATVNAALTIKDDLERVRSMGIKILDDSDAAPEDVEEIVLQDIDQDAIRRALENFGVEMPGNIAVAVQDHGNSPDISNRIYRFRIFERFIDDGGDFSRFAYKKEKIPEEFTRMASVARSLEDMDIIVMDTGPAAIFGALLDPQAAQPAIVVNIGNGHTLAAIVNDNRVVALFEHHTSALDGEKLQRYIDDFASGQLTFDDIFNDGGHGCYIKETPGHDAIRSIMITGPRRNILQDMDEEDKDERIWSKLHFAAPYGNMMLSGCYGLLAPEFRDRT, encoded by the coding sequence ATGAGAACACTTGCTATAGATGTAGGTACCGGCACCCAGGACATACTCCTGTATGACACGGAAAAGGAAGTAGAGAACAGTCTTGTGATGGTGATGCCATCCCCTACGGTCATCATTGCAGGAAAAGTAAAGAAGGCAACAGAAGAAGGAAAGGATATTTTCCTGAAAGGTCATGTCATGGGAGGCGGACCATCTGTAAGAGCCATCAAGTCCCACCTGGATAGCGGCTACAAAGTGTATGCTACCGTAAATGCAGCCCTCACAATAAAGGACGATCTTGAGAGGGTCAGGTCCATGGGCATAAAGATATTAGATGATAGTGATGCAGCGCCTGAAGATGTAGAAGAGATAGTCCTGCAGGATATAGACCAGGATGCTATCAGAAGAGCACTTGAGAATTTCGGAGTGGAGATGCCAGGGAACATAGCAGTGGCAGTCCAGGACCATGGGAATTCACCTGACATCAGCAATCGGATCTACAGGTTCAGGATATTCGAGAGGTTCATAGATGATGGAGGAGACTTCAGTCGTTTCGCATACAAAAAAGAAAAGATACCGGAAGAGTTCACCAGGATGGCATCTGTGGCACGTAGCCTTGAAGACATGGATATCATTGTGATGGATACAGGTCCGGCAGCAATATTCGGTGCTTTGCTCGACCCACAGGCAGCCCAGCCTGCAATTGTGGTGAATATAGGAAACGGGCATACCCTCGCGGCGATAGTTAATGATAACAGGGTAGTAGCCCTTTTCGAGCATCACACATCTGCCCTTGACGGGGAGAAACTACAGCGATACATCGATGACTTTGCCAGCGGCCAACTTACTTTCGATGATATATTCAACGATGGAGGTCATGGATGCTACATTAAAGAGACACCGGGACATGATGCCATCAGATCCATAATGATCACAGGTCCACGACGTAATATCCTTCAGGACATGGACGAAGAGGATAAGGACGAAAGGATATGGAGTAAGCTCCATTTTGCTGCACCTTATGGGAACATGATGCTCTCAGGTTGTTATGGATTACTTGCACCGGAATTCAGGGATAGGACTTGA
- a CDS encoding cytochrome c biogenesis protein CcdA yields the protein MTRRPVHPRPATEPKSGRIFIILLVPLLLSLLTTGVAHAGNVSVDYFYEDGCLKCAKASPVIEDVVSRYPGTVLSSLEITSSLSLAKQYGVNTVPAVVVNQSIVIAYADYDGNTELLGTMLSKAIETAPPVQDTTGPEKEQPVSSSSLVTDDSTPFVIFIAGLLAGFNPCLIAVMAFLASMVVSSGGSRRDMLVLVIGFCAGIFVTYMVVGFGILNTISYFPDIRQIITTLMVLLVAFLGLWHLYDAYYIRKHSKSSFKTPRSFVDLMEKAEGRNVVVISFFGGSIFSLVKAPCVGAVYLMILEMLITGDNIIEGALYMGLYNLGVILPILILGALLAFGLDPKKVNEFREKRRVEVRLITGIILILLAVLLNFNVI from the coding sequence ATGACAAGAAGACCTGTTCATCCACGTCCTGCCACTGAACCGAAGTCCGGCAGGATATTCATTATCCTATTGGTCCCTTTATTGCTGTCATTGCTCACAACAGGTGTAGCCCATGCTGGCAATGTATCGGTGGACTATTTCTATGAGGACGGCTGCCTCAAGTGTGCAAAGGCATCACCTGTTATAGAGGATGTTGTCTCTCGTTATCCTGGCACGGTCCTGTCTTCCCTTGAGATCACTTCATCCTTATCTCTGGCTAAACAGTATGGTGTTAATACTGTCCCTGCTGTAGTTGTGAATCAGAGTATAGTGATAGCTTATGCCGACTACGACGGCAACACTGAATTGCTCGGGACCATGCTCTCAAAAGCGATCGAGACAGCACCACCTGTTCAGGACACCACTGGTCCGGAAAAGGAACAACCGGTTTCTTCATCATCCCTGGTCACGGATGATTCCACTCCTTTTGTCATTTTCATTGCAGGACTTCTTGCCGGATTTAACCCCTGTCTTATTGCGGTGATGGCCTTCCTTGCTTCCATGGTCGTTTCTTCGGGCGGCTCACGCAGGGATATGCTTGTGCTGGTCATCGGATTCTGTGCGGGTATATTCGTTACCTATATGGTCGTGGGATTCGGGATATTGAACACGATCAGCTATTTCCCTGATATCCGGCAGATAATAACGACATTGATGGTCCTGCTGGTGGCTTTCCTTGGTCTGTGGCATCTTTATGATGCTTATTACATCAGGAAGCACTCGAAGTCCTCTTTCAAAACACCCCGTTCCTTTGTGGATCTCATGGAAAAGGCGGAGGGGAGGAATGTCGTGGTAATATCATTTTTTGGCGGCAGTATATTTTCCCTCGTGAAGGCCCCATGTGTGGGTGCGGTCTACCTGATGATCCTTGAGATGCTCATAACGGGTGATAATATAATAGAGGGGGCTCTCTACATGGGTCTGTATAATCTGGGTGTCATTCTTCCAATACTGATACTCGGAGCACTGCTTGCGTTTGGTCTTGACCCGAAGAAGGTCAACGAGTTCAGGGAAAAAAGGCGTGTGGAAGTCCGACTGATAACCGGTATCATCCTGATATTACTGGCAGTACTTCTTAATTTCAATGTCATATGA
- a CDS encoding UbiX family flavin prenyltransferase, with the protein MEIVIGISGASGSAYGVRLLEILSKTDIMTHLVITKAAKQILDIETDYDIGYVEGLADAVYDESDFTAPVASGSHRFDGMIVAPCSMKTLGEIAGGMSDNLLGRVADVCLKERRKLVLMTRETPLNQIHLENMLRLERAGGIIMPASPGFYSRPQTIDDLINSMAGRALDLAGIDNDVYKRWE; encoded by the coding sequence ATGGAAATAGTAATAGGTATCAGTGGGGCATCCGGCTCTGCATATGGGGTAAGGCTGCTGGAAATATTATCAAAGACAGACATTATGACCCACCTTGTCATAACAAAGGCTGCAAAGCAGATACTCGATATCGAGACAGACTATGATATCGGCTATGTGGAAGGACTGGCTGATGCAGTATATGATGAGAGCGACTTCACAGCACCTGTTGCAAGTGGTTCTCACAGGTTCGACGGGATGATCGTTGCCCCATGCAGTATGAAGACGCTGGGAGAGATCGCTGGCGGGATGTCAGATAACCTGCTGGGACGTGTTGCCGATGTCTGCCTGAAGGAGAGAAGAAAGCTTGTCCTGATGACACGCGAGACGCCTCTCAACCAGATACATCTGGAGAACATGCTCAGGCTTGAAAGGGCCGGAGGGATAATAATGCCTGCAAGTCCCGGATTCTATTCCAGGCCACAGACCATCGATGACCTGATCAACTCCATGGCAGGACGTGCACTTGATCTTGCAGGCATCGATAACGACGTGTACAAGCGCTGGGAGTGA
- the crcB gene encoding fluoride efflux transporter CrcB, producing the protein MSDDHKDRALGLLTIGAGGFCGAISRYLIAGQFEPAPGTLVVNVLGSILLGFLMYNSEYRGYVSPRIRMFFGIGFLGSLTTFSTFTVQTFQMPLVEAGSNILANLTLTLAGVFAGRGIVIYLMKRRESSGL; encoded by the coding sequence TTGAGTGATGATCATAAGGACCGGGCCCTTGGACTTTTAACGATCGGAGCAGGCGGGTTCTGCGGGGCGATATCAAGATACCTTATAGCAGGCCAATTCGAACCTGCGCCCGGAACACTCGTGGTCAACGTCCTCGGTAGCATCCTGCTCGGTTTCCTTATGTACAATTCAGAATACCGGGGTTATGTATCCCCGAGAATCAGAATGTTCTTCGGCATCGGTTTCCTTGGTTCACTTACAACTTTTTCTACATTCACAGTACAGACATTCCAGATGCCCCTGGTCGAAGCTGGTTCCAACATCCTTGCAAACCTCACCCTCACCCTTGCCGGAGTGTTCGCCGGAAGAGGCATCGTCATATACCTGATGAAGAGGAGGGAAAGCAGTGGTCTCTGA
- a CDS encoding ABC transporter permease codes for MSLFRIRSSLNTVYTLWLREMLRYKRSRSRIIGSLATPLFFLVIMGSALGSTMTMQSGRYIDYMAPGIIGMSILFASLMGGISIIWDREFGFLKEILVAPVNRFYTALGKAAGGVSTAMVQGTLLMFISGLIGIEYISIWRELLCIPIMFLMGLGFIGLGITLASRIESHEGFQMMMTFITFPTIMTSTAFYPMKDLPGWLSIPVRLNPLTYGVEALRWMLLDASDVPIVLSLTVITAFALTMMGIGSWAFDRAGDQ; via the coding sequence ATGAGCCTTTTTCGGATAAGATCCAGCCTGAACACTGTGTACACCCTGTGGCTCAGGGAAATGCTGCGCTATAAGCGATCCCGTTCAAGGATAATAGGTTCCCTTGCAACGCCACTTTTTTTCCTTGTCATAATGGGTTCCGCCCTTGGAAGCACCATGACCATGCAAAGCGGCAGGTATATCGATTACATGGCACCCGGCATAATCGGAATGTCAATACTCTTTGCATCCCTCATGGGAGGGATCTCTATCATATGGGACAGGGAATTCGGTTTCCTGAAAGAGATACTTGTGGCACCGGTCAACAGATTCTACACTGCTCTTGGAAAAGCTGCCGGAGGGGTTTCCACTGCAATGGTACAGGGTACATTGCTAATGTTCATCAGCGGCCTGATAGGCATAGAATACATATCCATATGGAGAGAACTCCTGTGTATCCCCATAATGTTCCTCATGGGGCTGGGTTTCATCGGGCTTGGCATAACCCTTGCATCGAGAATAGAATCACATGAGGGATTCCAGATGATGATGACCTTCATCACGTTCCCCACGATAATGACAAGTACGGCATTCTATCCGATGAAGGATCTTCCCGGATGGCTGAGTATACCTGTCCGCCTCAATCCCCTGACATACGGAGTTGAAGCCCTTAGATGGATGCTGCTGGACGCTTCGGACGTGCCCATTGTCCTGTCCCTGACAGTCATCACTGCATTTGCCCTGACCATGATGGGAATTGGAAGCTGGGCCTTTGACAGGGCAGGTGACCAGTGA
- a CDS encoding molybdopterin molybdotransferase MoeA, producing the protein MKKDGEGTMLFRERTDVGEAKEIFLAEIKGMERTELIPVTSSIARVLSAGIFAPRNVPHYRRSAMDGFAVRSVDLIGASPTNPVMLQISDDVMEGTCTPVNTGDYVPDEADAVLMMEDTISIGDMIEIRAQLHPGKNVGEIGEDVRKNEIIFNKGHLLRPCDIAVLASLGISDVKVYAKPVVAVIPTGNDLLPLPGDDVPPPGKTLDINSLMIGEYVEKWGGIARYCDIVPEDEKLIEDAVKANIDTDMIVVSGGTSVGDRDYVPAVVEKLGTKLVHGVGLSPGKPTALGIVEGVPILCMPGYPAAGLVALFAFGKPALRKAGTIPDMPDTTIKARLSGKIMSREGYVSYARVILEGDIAHPLMTAGAGILSSIAKSHGFVIIPENVEGYEEGSEVDVVLIE; encoded by the coding sequence TTGAAGAAGGATGGAGAAGGAACGATGCTGTTCAGAGAACGTACCGATGTCGGAGAAGCGAAGGAGATATTCCTTGCTGAAATAAAGGGCATGGAAAGGACAGAACTTATCCCTGTTACCTCATCTATTGCCAGGGTACTCTCAGCAGGTATCTTTGCACCCCGTAATGTTCCTCATTACCGCCGCTCTGCAATGGATGGATTTGCAGTAAGGTCGGTCGACTTGATCGGTGCATCACCCACAAACCCGGTGATGTTACAGATATCAGATGATGTGATGGAAGGAACCTGCACTCCGGTGAACACAGGTGACTATGTACCGGATGAAGCTGATGCAGTGCTCATGATGGAGGACACCATATCCATCGGGGATATGATAGAGATCCGTGCACAGCTACACCCCGGGAAGAACGTGGGAGAGATCGGTGAGGACGTCAGGAAGAATGAGATCATATTCAACAAAGGGCATCTTCTCAGACCATGTGACATCGCCGTACTTGCATCCCTTGGAATAAGCGATGTAAAGGTCTATGCAAAACCTGTAGTTGCCGTGATCCCAACCGGGAACGACCTCCTGCCACTGCCAGGAGATGATGTACCACCACCGGGAAAGACACTGGATATCAACAGCCTCATGATAGGCGAATATGTTGAGAAATGGGGTGGAATTGCACGCTACTGTGACATCGTTCCCGAAGATGAAAAACTCATAGAGGACGCGGTCAAAGCCAATATTGATACGGACATGATAGTCGTATCAGGAGGAACTTCCGTCGGTGACAGGGACTATGTACCGGCGGTCGTTGAGAAACTGGGGACGAAACTCGTCCACGGAGTAGGGCTCAGTCCCGGGAAACCGACGGCACTGGGTATTGTCGAAGGTGTTCCTATCCTCTGCATGCCAGGATATCCGGCAGCAGGACTTGTGGCACTCTTTGCATTCGGCAAACCTGCACTCAGGAAGGCAGGAACGATCCCGGACATGCCGGATACCACAATAAAGGCACGCTTAAGTGGAAAGATCATGTCAAGGGAAGGATACGTCAGCTATGCAAGGGTCATCCTTGAAGGAGATATAGCACACCCACTGATGACAGCAGGTGCAGGTATATTGAGCTCAATTGCAAAATCCCATGGATTCGTGATCATTCCCGAGAACGTTGAAGGATACGAAGAAGGAAGCGAAGTGGACGTTGTTTTGATTGAGTGA
- a CDS encoding translation initiation factor IF-2 subunit beta has translation MEDYEALLDRAIANLPDKETTDARFVIPEPKIMVEGKTTILDNFNNIADVLNREPDHVMKYLTREMGTAGKIDGSRAVFQGRFSKEQISSNIEAYVEEFVMCSECERPDTQLMKMDRVLVLKCAACGAHRPVKKRRASAPVKQDAIEEGKEYDVRIDAVGSKGDGIAKVDKYTIFVPGAAKGETLKIRIKRISGTLAFAEKI, from the coding sequence ATGGAAGATTACGAAGCGCTTCTTGATCGTGCGATAGCAAACTTACCTGATAAGGAGACTACGGATGCCCGTTTCGTGATCCCCGAACCCAAGATCATGGTGGAAGGTAAGACCACGATCCTTGACAATTTCAACAACATTGCGGATGTCCTTAACAGGGAACCGGACCATGTTATGAAATATCTGACCCGTGAAATGGGTACCGCCGGTAAGATAGACGGTTCCAGGGCAGTATTTCAGGGAAGGTTCTCAAAGGAACAGATCAGCTCGAATATCGAGGCATATGTTGAAGAATTCGTCATGTGTTCAGAATGTGAAAGACCTGACACACAACTTATGAAGATGGACAGGGTCCTTGTGCTGAAATGTGCAGCATGTGGAGCACACAGACCTGTAAAGAAGAGACGTGCCAGTGCACCTGTCAAACAGGACGCCATTGAAGAAGGCAAAGAATACGATGTTCGTATCGATGCTGTTGGTTCCAAGGGCGATGGAATTGCAAAGGTCGACAAGTACACCATCTTCGTACCGGGCGCTGCAAAGGGCGAAACCCTCAAGATAAGGATCAAGAGGATAAGCGGAACCCTTGCATTCGCCGAAAAGATCTGA
- a CDS encoding YhbY family RNA-binding protein has product MEKEKIYQLRKDASKIKPIINIGKNGITESVLEELKKQIKANRLVKVKMLKTSAEGEDIKTSAEKLAEATRTTLIDVRGSTVVLYR; this is encoded by the coding sequence ATGGAAAAAGAAAAGATATATCAGTTAAGGAAAGACGCCTCAAAGATAAAGCCGATAATCAATATCGGTAAGAATGGAATTACAGAATCTGTTCTTGAGGAACTGAAAAAGCAGATCAAGGCTAACAGGCTTGTCAAAGTGAAGATGCTGAAGACAAGTGCGGAAGGCGAGGATATCAAGACCTCGGCAGAGAAGCTTGCAGAAGCAACAAGAACGACCCTTATAGATGTAAGGGGAAGTACAGTAGTGCTTTACAGGTGA
- a CDS encoding 50S ribosomal protein L16 has translation MVRKPASMYRNVRQRSYTRRKYMGGVPGSHVIHYDMGNKSAEFPVKITLVVTERCQLRHTALEAARITANRAMVNAAGRAGYHIKLRVYPHEVLRENKQATGAGADRVSSGMRGAFGKNVGTAARVSVGQKIFTISVNKEHFGAAKEALRKAGQKLPTPVRIVVDQGMELVQ, from the coding sequence ATGGTAAGAAAACCAGCAAGTATGTACAGGAACGTCAGACAACGCTCATACACCAGAAGGAAATACATGGGTGGTGTACCAGGTAGCCACGTCATTCACTACGACATGGGTAACAAGAGCGCTGAGTTCCCGGTAAAGATCACACTCGTGGTCACAGAGAGATGCCAGTTACGTCACACCGCACTTGAAGCAGCACGTATCACCGCCAACAGGGCAATGGTGAATGCTGCAGGTCGTGCAGGTTACCACATCAAGCTCAGAGTATACCCACACGAGGTACTCAGAGAGAACAAGCAGGCAACCGGAGCAGGTGCAGACCGTGTATCCAGTGGTATGCGTGGTGCATTCGGTAAGAACGTAGGAACCGCAGCAAGAGTTTCAGTAGGCCAGAAGATATTTACAATTTCCGTTAACAAAGAGCACTTTGGAGCTGCAAAGGAAGCACTCAGGAAAGCCGGCCAGAAACTGCCAACCCCTGTCAGGATCGTCGTTGACCAGGGAATGGAACTTGTGCAGTAG
- a CDS encoding ubiquitin-like small modifier protein 1, producing the protein MASITVKLFANLREIAQTSSLSITGDTVKDVLLSLTEQYPPLKELIFESGSADELRLCGYINVFLNGNNIKHMEGLDTTLSDDDEMGVFPPVSGG; encoded by the coding sequence ATGGCAAGTATTACTGTGAAGCTCTTTGCGAACCTGAGAGAGATCGCACAGACATCATCATTATCAATTACCGGCGACACTGTAAAGGACGTACTTCTTTCACTTACAGAACAGTATCCGCCACTAAAGGAACTAATATTTGAATCAGGGTCTGCCGATGAGTTGAGACTCTGTGGCTACATCAACGTTTTTCTTAACGGGAACAACATCAAGCATATGGAAGGACTGGATACGACCCTCAGCGATGACGACGAGATGGGAGTCTTCCCTCCGGTTTCCGGTGGCTAA
- the crcB gene encoding fluoride efflux transporter CrcB, with the protein MVSEIALVGAGGFIGAILRYLVSGVVPKVNEIPAGTLTVNSIGSFILAALTFTSVEGTLRFFVSIGMLGSFTTFSTFAFESFKLLEEGENTYFLANIALNVIVCLCAAALAYHIFVP; encoded by the coding sequence GTGGTCTCTGAAATAGCACTTGTGGGTGCCGGAGGTTTCATCGGGGCGATCCTCAGATACCTTGTATCCGGTGTGGTCCCGAAAGTGAATGAGATACCTGCGGGAACCCTTACAGTGAACTCCATTGGGAGCTTCATACTTGCGGCACTCACGTTCACTTCGGTTGAAGGTACGCTCAGGTTCTTCGTCAGCATCGGGATGCTTGGTTCCTTTACCACATTCTCGACCTTTGCATTTGAGAGCTTCAAGCTGCTTGAAGAAGGAGAGAACACCTATTTCCTTGCAAATATAGCGCTCAATGTGATCGTATGTCTTTGTGCGGCAGCACTGGCATATCATATATTTGTGCCATAA
- a CDS encoding molybdenum cofactor biosynthesis protein B, with the protein MSSPSTTEHKEGATGVYSFYLVTISTSRFEEHGSIDSPEEADDISGKIMRDLVLSKGHTVSKYELVPDDASLIKGSVHRAIESDADLIITSGGTGLASKDVTIETLQPLFEKDIPGFGELFRHKSIAQIGTSVILTRAAAGLLRGKVICCLPGSPSAVELALDGIILPETGHLVKHARQ; encoded by the coding sequence ATGAGCAGCCCATCAACAACAGAGCATAAGGAAGGTGCAACAGGTGTCTATTCATTCTATCTTGTGACGATATCGACTTCCAGGTTCGAGGAACATGGTAGTATCGACTCTCCCGAAGAGGCGGATGACATATCAGGGAAGATCATGAGGGACCTTGTTCTTTCAAAGGGGCATACTGTATCTAAATATGAGCTGGTCCCGGATGATGCATCCCTTATCAAAGGGTCTGTACATCGTGCAATAGAGTCCGATGCTGACCTGATCATTACAAGTGGAGGAACAGGGCTTGCTTCAAAGGACGTTACGATAGAGACTCTTCAGCCATTGTTCGAGAAGGATATCCCGGGATTCGGGGAATTATTCAGGCATAAGAGCATAGCTCAGATAGGTACTTCTGTCATTCTCACAAGAGCAGCAGCGGGTCTGCTCAGGGGTAAAGTGATATGCTGTCTTCCGGGTTCCCCTTCAGCGGTAGAACTTGCACTTGATGGGATAATACTTCCTGAAACCGGTCATCTTGTAAAGCATGCCAGGCAGTAA
- a CDS encoding DUF190 domain-containing protein, whose protein sequence is MRTLLLRIYLSENDKYKGKTAHHSVIEFLKDEGIAGATVHHCIEGYGVHHKIHTASVLRLGTDLPVIVQAVDREEKIRELIPKLKEMLPTELMIVQEVEVVSGEGFREDA, encoded by the coding sequence ATGAGAACATTGCTTTTGAGGATATATCTTAGTGAGAATGATAAATACAAAGGTAAAACAGCGCATCATTCGGTTATCGAGTTCCTGAAGGATGAGGGGATAGCAGGAGCTACGGTGCACCATTGCATCGAAGGGTATGGGGTCCATCATAAGATACACACAGCAAGTGTTCTGCGACTTGGAACGGACCTGCCGGTCATCGTACAGGCCGTTGACAGGGAAGAAAAGATCAGAGAGCTTATCCCGAAACTCAAGGAAATGTTACCTACCGAACTTATGATAGTCCAGGAAGTCGAGGTTGTATCAGGAGAAGGGTTCAGGGAAGATGCCTGA